From Riemerella anatipestifer ATCC 11845 = DSM 15868, a single genomic window includes:
- a CDS encoding MotA/TolQ/ExbB proton channel family protein: MNDSIQMVSQTTNTEKQVFSLWEILFGGGIISNVIMIAIFLLGILALYIFLERYFFIRRAAKTDPNFLNNIKDFVYEGKIDTAIDLCKTSNTPEARMIEKGLSRIGRPISDISNAMQSQGNLEVSKLEKNLNLLASASGAAPMLGFLGTVIGMIMAFFEISNVTGAVSPKLLASGIYTAMATTAAGLFVGIPAYFFYNILVTKVDRLVLKIQIHAGEFLDAINKPL, translated from the coding sequence ATGAACGACAGCATACAAATGGTATCTCAAACCACAAATACAGAAAAGCAAGTCTTTTCTCTATGGGAAATATTATTCGGAGGTGGCATCATCTCTAATGTGATTATGATAGCTATATTCCTACTAGGGATACTCGCTCTGTATATCTTTCTAGAACGCTACTTTTTTATTCGTAGAGCGGCTAAGACCGACCCTAACTTCCTTAATAATATTAAAGATTTTGTCTATGAAGGTAAAATAGACACGGCTATAGATTTATGCAAGACCTCTAACACCCCTGAAGCTAGAATGATAGAGAAAGGGCTTAGCAGAATAGGTCGCCCTATAAGTGATATTAGCAATGCGATGCAAAGCCAAGGTAACCTAGAAGTGTCTAAACTTGAGAAAAACCTCAACTTATTAGCTTCTGCTTCTGGTGCTGCTCCTATGCTAGGCTTTTTAGGTACGGTAATCGGTATGATTATGGCGTTTTTTGAAATCTCTAATGTAACGGGAGCCGTAAGTCCTAAACTTTTAGCATCAGGCATTTATACCGCTATGGCAACTACTGCCGCAGGGCTTTTTGTAGGTATTCCTGCTTATTTCTTCTATAATATCCTCGTAACTAAAGTAGACCGTTTGGTGCTTAAAATACAAATTCACGCAGGGGAATTTCTAGATGCCATCAATAAGCCATTATAA
- a CDS encoding ExbD/TolR family protein has product MELKRRNRASAEFSMASMTDIIFLLLIFFMITSSAISQSAIEVKLPQAAEGSPAVQDPVSVTISPEGDYFVNDKAVNKETLEPTLNALLKNETKPSFTIRADENTRHKDVVFVMEIAERNSYNIAIATVQEK; this is encoded by the coding sequence ATGGAATTAAAACGCAGAAATAGAGCAAGTGCGGAGTTTAGTATGGCCTCTATGACGGATATTATTTTCCTCTTGCTGATATTTTTTATGATAACCTCCTCTGCTATTAGCCAAAGTGCTATCGAAGTAAAGTTACCACAAGCAGCAGAAGGCTCTCCTGCAGTACAAGACCCTGTTTCGGTTACCATTTCCCCAGAAGGCGACTATTTCGTAAACGATAAGGCTGTAAATAAGGAAACTCTAGAACCTACCCTTAATGCCTTATTGAAAAACGAAACCAAACCTTCTTTTACGATAAGAGCCGATGAAAATACGAGGCACAAAGATGTTGTTTTCGTAATGGAAATCGCCGAAAGAAACAGCTACAACATTGCTATTGCAACCGTACAAGAAAAGTAA